In the Aeromicrobium fastidiosum genome, CGGAGGGGCACGACGTCTGCTCGGGGGAGCCGTGGGTCAACGGCCTCGAGAACTCACCGACGGGTGACGGTGCCTTCTTGCACCCGACCGCCGCGGGCATGGCCGCGGTGACGGCGAGGCTCGAGAAGGTCGTCCAGCGCTGAGGCTGCTCAGGCGGAGCGGCTGCGGCGGTGCGACACGACCGCGACGGCCACGGCGCTGACGGCACCGGCCACGACCGCGGTGGCCGCGGCCTTGCCGACCCGTGTGTCGAGGCCGAGGCGGCGACGCAGCGCGACGGGACGGGCGAAGACCAGCACGGGCCAGTCCTTCTCGCCGGCGACCTTGCGCAGCGCCTTGTCGGGGTTGACCGCGAACGGATGACCGACCGCCTCGAGCATCGGGATGTCGGTCTCGGAGTCGGAGTAGGCGTACGACCGGCTCAGGTCGTAGCCGCGCTCGTCGGCCAGCCGCTGCATCGCGGTCGCCTTGTGCGGGCCGTAGGCGTAGAAGTCGACCTCGCCGGTGTAGCGCCCGTCCTCGGCGACCAGCGTCGTGGCGATGACGTGGTCGACGCCCAGCATCGCGCCGATCGGCTCCACGACCTCGATGCCCGACGCCGACACGATGATGACGTCGCGGCCGGCGGCCTGGTGCTGCTCGATCAGCGTCACGGCCTCCTCGAACACGATGGGGTCGATGATCGTGTGGAGCGTCTCGGCGACGGCCTGGCGCACGACCTCGACGTCCCAGCCCTTGACCATCTGGGTCAGGTACGCACGCATCTTCTCGAGCTGGTCGTGGTCGGCGCCGCTGATCGAGAACATGAAGTTGGCGTAGGCGCTGCGTAGCACGGCCCGCCGGTTGAGCAGACCTCCGTCGTAGAAGGGCTTGCCGAAGGCGAGCGTGCTCGACTTGGCGATGATCGTCTTGTCCAGGTCGAAGAAGGCTGCGGTTCGCGCGGGGCTCACCCCATCAGGATAGGCCGGTCCACAGGTCGATGCGCCAGGCTCGGCCGTCCACAGGTGCCTCGATCGACCTTTCGGCCCGTGCCTGGTGGCCGGAATCGTCGTGGGCATGACCCATGCCGCGGCCCCGCTGATCGCCACGACCGACCCCCGCCTGATCGACGAGGGCCTGCGGTGGTGCGCTGCCGTGGGTGCCTCACCGACTCGTGCCGACGACGTCGCAGCGGTGCGGCGGTCGTGGCGCGGGGCCTCGGCGGTGTTGGTCGGTGACGACCTGCTCGACGACCTCGCGCGGTCGTCGCTGCCGCGCCGCGAGCACGTCGTCGTGGTCGCCCGCGACCTGTCGCCGAACCGCTGGTCGGCCGCGGTCGCCCTCGGTGCGGTCGCGGTCTGCGGCCCCGACGACGAGGACCGCGTCGTCGAGCTGCTGTCGGCGGCGCTCGATGGATCCGGCGAGGCGTGCGTCGTCGCGGTGGTCGGCGGTGTCGGCGGGGCCGGGGCGTCGACGCTCACCGCTGCGCTCGGCATCGCCGCCTCTCGCCGCCGGTTGCGTCCACTGGT is a window encoding:
- a CDS encoding HAD family hydrolase; the protein is MSPARTAAFFDLDKTIIAKSSTLAFGKPFYDGGLLNRRAVLRSAYANFMFSISGADHDQLEKMRAYLTQMVKGWDVEVVRQAVAETLHTIIDPIVFEEAVTLIEQHQAAGRDVIIVSASGIEVVEPIGAMLGVDHVIATTLVAEDGRYTGEVDFYAYGPHKATAMQRLADERGYDLSRSYAYSDSETDIPMLEAVGHPFAVNPDKALRKVAGEKDWPVLVFARPVALRRRLGLDTRVGKAAATAVVAGAVSAVAVAVVSHRRSRSA